The following proteins come from a genomic window of Solwaraspora sp. WMMA2065:
- a CDS encoding enolase C-terminal domain-like protein, producing the protein MRDKLIRMELDVRRMTLRLLTVFRSSQHSYDSTDTCLVAVVHDGVTGLGEGTPAWAHGETVEQVVAAVAEHGRDVLGPDLSDPDRVLDRVADWDGPVGARMALDGAVHDWVGRSAGVPTWQLYGVPRILPEPTGYTIGLGSVAQTLELVANAPAVGAFKMKVRGAEDLDRLAAVRAVTDLPVRIDPNEAWDLRTAQELTPALRALDIQLVEQPFPRDAVEAYRRYRDVPDRLPVFLDEGCTDVDSVRAAAGLADGVVVKLAKSGGVRATRRVMEAARQAGLSVMLSCNCESELALSQAALLAPLAERIDIDSQFLLRDPPFRGLGLDQGRIVLGDAPGLGVLPSDQHAFGGVDPSTGVGVRSDGGPAD; encoded by the coding sequence GTGCGTGACAAGCTGATCCGCATGGAGCTCGACGTCCGTCGGATGACCCTGCGCCTGTTGACGGTGTTCCGGAGTTCACAGCACTCCTACGACTCGACGGACACCTGCCTCGTCGCCGTCGTCCACGACGGCGTCACCGGCCTGGGTGAGGGCACACCGGCCTGGGCGCACGGCGAAACCGTCGAGCAGGTCGTCGCGGCGGTCGCCGAACACGGCAGAGACGTCCTCGGCCCGGACCTGTCCGATCCGGACCGGGTCCTGGACCGGGTGGCCGACTGGGACGGACCGGTCGGCGCGCGGATGGCACTCGACGGCGCGGTGCACGACTGGGTGGGCCGGTCCGCCGGCGTGCCGACATGGCAGTTGTACGGCGTACCGCGCATCCTGCCCGAGCCGACCGGGTACACGATCGGGCTCGGCAGCGTCGCGCAGACCCTGGAGCTGGTCGCGAACGCCCCTGCGGTCGGCGCGTTCAAGATGAAGGTACGCGGCGCCGAGGACCTCGACCGGCTGGCCGCCGTCCGCGCGGTCACCGACCTGCCGGTGCGGATCGACCCCAACGAGGCGTGGGACCTGCGGACCGCGCAGGAACTGACCCCGGCCCTGCGCGCCCTCGACATCCAGCTCGTCGAGCAGCCGTTCCCGAGAGACGCGGTCGAGGCGTACCGCCGCTACCGTGACGTGCCCGACCGGCTGCCGGTCTTCCTGGACGAGGGCTGCACCGACGTGGACAGTGTCCGGGCGGCCGCCGGCCTGGCCGACGGGGTGGTGGTCAAGCTGGCCAAGTCCGGCGGGGTCCGGGCCACCCGACGGGTGATGGAGGCCGCCCGCCAGGCGGGCCTGTCGGTGATGCTCAGCTGCAACTGCGAGTCGGAGCTAGCGCTGAGCCAGGCCGCCCTACTGGCCCCGCTGGCCGAGCGCATCGACATCGACAGCCAGTTCCTCCTGCGCGACCCCCCGTTCCGGGGGCTGGGCCTCGACCAGGGGCGGATCGTTCTCGGCGACGCCCCAGGGCTGGGCGTGCTGCCGTCCGACCAGCATGCCTTCGGCGGCGTCGACCCGTCGACCGGGGTCGGTGTCCGATCCGACGGCGGGCCGGCCGACTGA
- a CDS encoding class I SAM-dependent methyltransferase, with product MTTYGPETYGERNADVYDEWHADLDPTDAVDCLADLIGHGPAGPVLELAVGTGRVTVPLAGRGIDLRGIDASEAMVARMRAKPGGDRIPVTIGDMADVDPGTDDRFAMVFVVFTTFFFLMTQEEQVRCFANVARRLLPGGLFVLECLVPDLARYQRQQSVDAHRVDHDHVRLVAVRHDPVDQRFDGQHILISNDGMRLAPVSMRYAWPSELDLMARLAGLRRRHRWGGWRREPYLGTGTHVTVYDNPAGSDA from the coding sequence ATGACCACGTACGGACCGGAGACCTACGGTGAGCGCAACGCCGACGTCTACGACGAGTGGCACGCCGACCTCGACCCGACCGATGCCGTCGACTGCCTGGCCGACCTGATCGGGCACGGGCCGGCCGGGCCGGTCCTCGAACTGGCGGTCGGCACCGGCCGGGTCACCGTTCCGTTGGCGGGTCGCGGGATCGATCTGCGGGGCATCGACGCCTCCGAGGCGATGGTGGCCCGGATGCGGGCCAAGCCAGGCGGCGACCGGATTCCCGTCACCATCGGCGACATGGCCGACGTCGATCCCGGCACCGACGACCGGTTCGCCATGGTCTTCGTCGTCTTCACCACCTTCTTCTTCCTGATGACCCAGGAGGAGCAGGTACGGTGCTTCGCCAACGTCGCCCGACGACTGTTGCCGGGCGGGCTGTTCGTGCTGGAGTGCCTGGTGCCCGACCTCGCCCGCTACCAGCGGCAGCAGAGCGTCGACGCCCACCGTGTCGACCACGACCACGTCCGCCTGGTCGCGGTCCGCCACGACCCCGTAGACCAGCGTTTCGACGGCCAGCACATCCTGATCAGCAACGACGGGATGCGGCTGGCCCCGGTGTCGATGCGCTACGCCTGGCCGTCCGAGCTCGACCTGATGGCCCGCCTCGCCGGTCTGCGCCGTCGGCACCGCTGGGGTGGCTGGCGCCGGGAGCCCTACCTCGGCACCGGCACCCACGTCACCGTCTACGACAACCCGGCCGGCTCGGACGCGTGA
- a CDS encoding class I SAM-dependent methyltransferase has protein sequence MEWFADDGFWVDFAGALFAPHRQQEARNWVATSPLLEVAAGTRVLDLGCGPGTYAVPLAARGALVTGVDLSATMLDRADLAGEQAGVTLRLVRADMREFVERDSYDLIISMYTSFGYFTDPAQNQLVLRNAWQSLVPGGRLLLDLFSKEIFARWAGTPKVVEVSGGHLVMRDTILDDWTRFRSDWTLIRGDTARHAYFEQFVYSAAEIRTMLDTAGFTGITCFGGFAGEPYDNHAQRLIVQASRPAQASRPRQAEEAGA, from the coding sequence ATGGAGTGGTTTGCAGACGACGGGTTCTGGGTGGACTTCGCCGGCGCGTTGTTCGCCCCGCACCGTCAGCAGGAGGCCCGGAACTGGGTGGCGACCTCGCCGCTGCTGGAGGTCGCAGCCGGGACCAGAGTGCTGGACCTCGGCTGCGGTCCAGGTACCTACGCCGTGCCGCTCGCCGCACGCGGTGCCCTGGTCACCGGGGTGGACCTGAGCGCGACCATGCTGGACCGAGCCGACCTCGCCGGCGAGCAGGCCGGAGTGACGCTACGTCTGGTCCGCGCCGACATGCGGGAGTTCGTCGAGCGGGACAGCTACGACCTGATCATCAGCATGTACACCTCGTTCGGGTATTTCACCGACCCGGCCCAGAACCAGCTCGTACTGCGCAACGCCTGGCAGAGCCTGGTGCCAGGCGGGCGACTTTTGCTGGATCTGTTCAGCAAGGAGATCTTCGCCCGGTGGGCGGGCACCCCGAAGGTCGTCGAGGTGAGCGGCGGACATCTGGTCATGCGGGACACCATCCTGGACGACTGGACCCGGTTTCGTAGCGACTGGACCCTGATCCGGGGCGACACCGCCCGGCACGCGTACTTCGAACAGTTCGTCTACAGCGCCGCCGAGATCCGCACCATGCTGGACACCGCCGGATTCACCGGCATCACCTGCTTCGGCGGCTTCGCCGGTGAACCGTACGACAATCACGCGCAGCGGCTGATCGTGCAGGCGAGCCGTCCTGCGCAGGCGAGCCGTCCCCGGCAGGCCGAGGAGGCGGGGGCGTGA
- a CDS encoding pyridoxal-phosphate dependent enzyme — MPSTGPSTPPPPVHLHVTDAIKTPSLIRLSDTMILARFETLKVYAALGAVRALLAAGTVRPGDTLVDSSSGIYALALAMACHRYGLRCHIVASTTVTPTIRSQLEILGATVHQMPVESDLRLDQHRRVARIRELLRANPGMHWMRQYHDPVHRLGYAELATLVRAAVPQVPLTLVASVGTGASSAGLILPIRAHDPSTRLVGVQPFGSVSFGSERFPDPDAIIAGIGSAIPFDNVHHELYDQVHWIGFRHAMAGTIALMRSHAVFAGLSTGAAYLAARWEARRHPERVHLLIGADTGHRYVDKVFARHREALDMETLEPVEIASLDELAPPWSTLPWARRAHPPSAGQDLHPAAVTGGPGTDRPATDRPATAG; from the coding sequence ATGCCGTCCACGGGCCCGTCGACGCCCCCGCCGCCGGTACACCTGCACGTCACAGACGCCATCAAGACACCGAGCCTCATCCGCCTGTCGGACACCATGATCCTGGCCCGGTTCGAGACCCTGAAGGTCTACGCCGCCCTCGGCGCGGTACGGGCCCTGCTGGCGGCGGGGACCGTCCGCCCCGGCGACACCCTCGTCGACAGCTCCAGCGGAATTTACGCCCTCGCGCTGGCCATGGCCTGTCACCGGTACGGACTGCGCTGCCACATCGTCGCCTCGACCACGGTGACCCCGACCATCCGGTCGCAGTTGGAGATCCTCGGCGCCACCGTGCACCAGATGCCCGTCGAGAGCGATCTGCGACTGGACCAGCACCGACGCGTGGCGCGGATACGGGAGCTCCTGCGCGCCAACCCCGGCATGCACTGGATGCGCCAGTACCACGACCCGGTGCACCGACTCGGCTATGCCGAACTGGCGACACTCGTCCGGGCCGCCGTACCGCAGGTCCCGCTGACCCTCGTCGCCAGCGTCGGCACCGGTGCGTCCAGCGCCGGACTGATTCTGCCGATCCGCGCCCACGACCCGTCGACCCGGCTCGTAGGTGTCCAACCGTTCGGCAGCGTCAGCTTCGGCAGTGAACGGTTTCCGGATCCGGACGCGATCATCGCCGGGATCGGCAGCGCCATCCCTTTCGACAACGTCCACCACGAACTGTACGACCAGGTGCACTGGATCGGCTTTCGCCACGCCATGGCCGGCACCATCGCGCTGATGCGGTCTCATGCGGTCTTCGCCGGCCTCTCCACCGGTGCGGCGTACCTCGCAGCGCGGTGGGAGGCCCGCCGTCACCCGGAACGGGTGCATCTGCTGATCGGAGCCGACACCGGCCATCGGTACGTCGACAAGGTCTTCGCCCGCCACCGCGAAGCCCTCGACATGGAGACGTTGGAGCCGGTGGAGATTGCCTCTCTCGACGAGCTGGCCCCGCCCTGGTCGACCTTGCCGTGGGCGCGACGCGCCCATCCGCCGTCAGCCGGCCAGGACCTGCACCCCGCCGCCGTCACCGGCGGCCCAGGAACAGACCGGCCCGCAACAGACCGGCCCGCGACGGCCGGATGA
- a CDS encoding ATP-binding cassette domain-containing protein: MLEIEQLTADHPRRHGRGRLSVVEDVTLRVAASEIVGLVGESGCGKTTLARVATGLHRPRVGSVRFEGVDIHALRGRALRAHRRQVQMVFQDPYLTLSPVQTVRQAVAEPLHIHRIGNGRSRAARVDELLDLVGLGPGVGGHRPRQLSGGQQQRVAIARALALGPRLLVCDEPVTALDVSVQAKILNLLCDLRDRLGLACLFISHDLAVVRQLANRVAVMRRGRIVEQGPTGQVTGGPRHPYTRALLAATPTIDLGATDRPRRHASEPAGLS; this comes from the coding sequence ATGCTGGAGATCGAACAGCTCACCGCCGACCACCCCCGGCGGCACGGCCGGGGCCGGCTCAGTGTGGTCGAGGACGTCACGCTCCGGGTCGCCGCCAGCGAGATCGTCGGGCTCGTCGGCGAATCGGGCTGCGGCAAGACAACTCTCGCCCGCGTGGCCACCGGACTGCACCGGCCCCGGGTCGGATCGGTGCGGTTCGAGGGTGTCGACATCCACGCCCTGCGCGGTCGCGCGCTGCGGGCACACCGACGACAGGTCCAGATGGTGTTTCAGGACCCGTACCTGACCCTCAGCCCTGTCCAGACGGTGCGCCAGGCCGTCGCCGAGCCACTGCACATCCACCGGATCGGCAACGGCCGGTCCCGCGCCGCACGGGTGGACGAGCTGCTCGACCTCGTCGGGCTCGGCCCCGGGGTCGGCGGACACCGGCCCCGGCAGCTGTCCGGCGGTCAGCAGCAACGGGTGGCGATCGCCCGCGCGCTGGCGCTGGGACCACGCCTGCTGGTGTGCGACGAACCCGTCACCGCGCTCGACGTCTCGGTGCAGGCGAAGATCCTCAACCTGCTGTGCGATCTGCGCGACCGGCTCGGCCTGGCCTGCCTGTTCATCTCCCACGATCTCGCCGTCGTCCGGCAACTCGCCAACCGCGTCGCGGTCATGCGGCGCGGCCGCATCGTCGAGCAGGGACCGACCGGGCAGGTCACCGGCGGCCCGCGCCATCCGTACACCCGGGCGCTGCTCGCGGCGACCCCCACCATCGACCTCGGCGCCACCGACCGGCCACGACGTCACGCGTCCGAGCCGGCCGGGTTGTCGTAG
- a CDS encoding MFS transporter codes for MAAPATPRAAAGNRPWSALRRGSFTRAQWAVLIGGFLVNVGSFSIYPYLAVLLRERMGVGMAQVGVVLGAATLVQFASAPATAAVAERVGLKRALVAALTLYSLGGAAFLAGQRFPVLTVAGLLLISGGGSLYSPAYRSYLVHEVGDEQRPRLVSAGNAAGNLGIAVGPVVGALFVHRPTVMFAAVTTVYAGVALGHVFLRRERQVADAPPVEPFRRMLHGVAVLPFVVTAVSFYVHMQFYQYLSSYAQGRMATLLFGAANDGLFARPGGGAAPGRRAGGEDELPGGDGHRIRCPGDRDGRVRGWQRSGGGLRGRRDQRRQRRVVPQERPRSVGGVEKVGDGGLRPATARGGGRFVPQWRRRGQRVRGVRTSRVPTRLLAGRRRPVCHPSGAGAHCRAMAGTPRTAAGFLAALIRPSRAGLLRAGLFLGRR; via the coding sequence ATGGCCGCACCGGCCACCCCCCGCGCGGCTGCGGGCAACCGCCCCTGGTCGGCGTTGCGCAGGGGTTCCTTCACCCGTGCCCAGTGGGCCGTGCTGATCGGCGGATTCCTGGTCAACGTCGGCTCGTTCTCGATCTATCCGTACCTGGCCGTGCTGCTGCGGGAACGCATGGGCGTGGGCATGGCGCAGGTCGGGGTGGTGCTCGGGGCGGCGACCCTGGTGCAGTTCGCCAGCGCCCCGGCGACCGCTGCGGTGGCCGAGCGGGTCGGTCTCAAGCGGGCCCTGGTGGCGGCCCTCACGCTGTACAGCCTCGGCGGGGCGGCGTTCCTCGCGGGACAGCGGTTCCCGGTGCTGACCGTCGCCGGCCTGTTGCTCATCTCCGGCGGCGGATCACTGTACTCGCCGGCGTACCGCAGCTATCTGGTGCACGAGGTGGGCGACGAGCAGCGGCCCCGGCTGGTGTCGGCAGGCAACGCCGCAGGCAACCTCGGTATAGCGGTGGGGCCGGTGGTGGGGGCGTTGTTCGTGCACCGGCCGACCGTGATGTTCGCGGCCGTGACGACGGTGTACGCCGGTGTGGCGCTCGGTCACGTCTTTCTCCGCCGGGAGCGGCAGGTCGCCGACGCGCCACCGGTGGAGCCGTTCCGGCGGATGCTGCACGGGGTGGCGGTGCTGCCGTTCGTCGTCACCGCCGTGTCGTTCTACGTGCACATGCAGTTCTACCAGTACCTCTCCAGTTACGCCCAGGGCCGGATGGCGACCCTGTTGTTCGGGGCGGCGAATGATGGGCTATTCGCTCGGCCTGGTGGTGGTGCAGCCCCTGGTCGCCGAGCGGGTGGGGAGGATGAGCTACCCGGCGGCGATGGCCATCGGATTCGGTGCCCTGGCGACCGGGATGGCCGCGTTCGCGGTTGGCAACGGTCCGGCGGTGGTCTGCGGGGTCGCCGCGATCAGCGCCGGCAGCGCCGTGTTGTTCCTCAAGAACGACCTCGAAGCGTTGGCGGGGTCGAGAAGGTCGGCGACGGTGGCCTTCGGCCAGCAACGGCTCGCGGTGGGGGTCGGTTCGTTCCTCAGTGGCGTCGCCGGGGGCAGCGTGTACGGGGCGTTCGAACAAGTCGGGTTCCTACCCGGCTTCTGGCTGGTCGTCGCCGCCCAGTGTGTCATCCTTCCGGTGCTGGTGCTCACTGTCGGGCGATGGCTGGGACGCCGCGTACCGCAGCAGGGTTCCTAGCTGCGCTCATCCGGCCGTCGCGGGCCGGTCTGTTGCGGGCCGGTCTGTTCCTGGGCCGCCGGTGA
- a CDS encoding dipeptide/oligopeptide/nickel ABC transporter permease/ATP-binding protein, with protein sequence MPAPVRTALVGLPLAGFAIVGLLAPVLAPADPAANDLSASLLPPSAAHLLGTDQLGRDQLSRLLHGARISLAVTAAVLLVSVTIGVLAGAVAGYLGGWVDRIVARVIDMAVSLPGMLVALAVIGIRGPGVENLVVAMSLWTWAPYARIARARVAGLRASPHLDALRLLGAGPVRVIGRHLLPSALAPCLVYASTDVGSIVLGVATLSFLGLGIPPPQAEWGQMLIEGRPYLASAWWLAYPPGIAITAVVFASNLLGERLAVGDKRPSVLRWILPARLRVPRPRRPGPGVPATGSTETTATVTSRAAADDDVLLRVRDLSVAYPRAGGFRRAVADVSYAVRRGETLAIVGESGSGKTTSALAPFGLLDPSALVSGSAQLRTGPTARELVGLALLQRRRVNGRRVGVVFQDSLAVFDPLRSIGAHVDEAVRNAGGRGRRAAVRRVSEDLLRLAGLPDPTAVAGQYPHQLSGGMRQRVQIAVAIAGEPELLVADEPTSALDVTVQARLLDLLGQLRDELRMAMVVVSHDLAVVTRLADAVAVMYAGRIVEYGPLDTVVRHPDHPYTRGLLDAVPRPGAAPGTRFRTMPGRSGAGPDDTSGCAFAPRCPIAVAGCGHEQPVLLAVGADPAHRSACPPTRTADASLRRVALGDLDGD encoded by the coding sequence ATGCCCGCCCCGGTACGGACGGCGCTGGTCGGCCTGCCGTTGGCCGGGTTCGCGATCGTGGGGCTGCTCGCACCGGTGCTGGCGCCGGCCGACCCGGCGGCCAACGATCTGTCGGCCAGTCTGCTGCCGCCGTCGGCGGCCCATCTGCTCGGCACCGACCAGCTGGGCCGTGACCAGCTCAGCCGGCTCCTGCACGGTGCGCGAATCTCACTCGCCGTCACGGCGGCGGTCCTGCTGGTCTCGGTGACCATCGGGGTGCTCGCCGGCGCTGTCGCCGGATACCTGGGTGGCTGGGTCGACCGAATCGTCGCCCGGGTCATCGACATGGCGGTCTCGCTACCGGGAATGCTGGTGGCGCTGGCGGTCATCGGCATACGTGGCCCCGGTGTGGAGAATCTCGTCGTCGCGATGTCGCTGTGGACGTGGGCCCCGTACGCGCGGATCGCCCGCGCCCGCGTCGCGGGTCTGCGGGCCAGTCCGCACCTGGACGCGCTGCGGCTGCTCGGCGCCGGCCCGGTGCGCGTCATCGGCCGTCATCTGCTTCCGAGCGCCCTCGCCCCGTGCCTGGTCTATGCCAGCACCGACGTCGGCTCCATCGTCCTCGGCGTCGCCACGCTGAGCTTCCTCGGCCTCGGCATCCCACCACCGCAGGCGGAGTGGGGCCAGATGCTCATCGAAGGCCGGCCCTACCTTGCCTCCGCCTGGTGGCTGGCCTACCCGCCCGGAATCGCGATCACCGCCGTCGTGTTCGCGAGCAACCTGCTCGGCGAACGGCTGGCGGTCGGCGACAAGCGCCCGTCGGTGCTGCGTTGGATACTTCCGGCCCGGCTGCGGGTGCCGCGACCCAGGCGGCCGGGGCCCGGGGTGCCCGCAACCGGCAGCACGGAGACCACGGCCACCGTCACGTCGAGGGCCGCTGCCGACGACGACGTACTGCTGCGGGTGCGCGACCTGTCCGTAGCCTATCCACGTGCCGGTGGCTTCCGGCGCGCCGTCGCCGACGTCTCCTACGCGGTACGCCGTGGCGAGACGCTGGCGATCGTCGGCGAGTCCGGCAGCGGCAAGACCACCTCCGCGTTGGCGCCCTTCGGGCTGCTGGACCCGAGCGCGCTAGTCTCCGGTTCTGCGCAGCTGCGGACCGGGCCAACGGCACGTGAGCTCGTCGGACTCGCCCTCCTGCAACGCCGCCGGGTCAACGGCCGCCGGGTCGGGGTGGTGTTCCAGGACAGTCTCGCCGTGTTCGATCCGCTGCGCAGCATCGGCGCGCACGTCGACGAGGCGGTCCGCAACGCGGGCGGCCGGGGCCGGCGGGCGGCGGTCCGCCGGGTCAGTGAGGACCTGCTGCGCCTCGCCGGTCTGCCCGACCCGACGGCGGTCGCCGGCCAGTATCCCCACCAGCTCTCCGGCGGGATGCGGCAACGGGTCCAGATCGCCGTCGCAATCGCCGGTGAGCCGGAGCTGCTCGTCGCCGACGAACCAACCTCCGCGCTCGACGTCACCGTCCAGGCGCGCCTACTCGACCTGCTCGGGCAGCTCCGCGACGAGCTGCGTATGGCCATGGTCGTCGTCAGCCACGATCTGGCGGTGGTCACCCGGCTGGCCGACGCCGTGGCCGTGATGTACGCCGGCCGGATCGTGGAGTACGGGCCGCTCGACACCGTGGTCCGTCATCCCGACCATCCGTACACCCGGGGTCTGCTCGACGCCGTGCCGCGTCCCGGTGCGGCACCGGGCACCCGGTTCCGCACCATGCCGGGACGCTCCGGTGCCGGGCCGGACGACACGTCAGGTTGCGCGTTCGCTCCCCGGTGTCCGATCGCCGTAGCCGGATGCGGGCACGAGCAGCCCGTGCTGTTGGCGGTGGGAGCGGACCCGGCGCACCGGTCGGCGTGCCCGCCGACCCGGACGGCCGACGCGTCGCTGCGGCGCGTGGCACTCGGCGACCTGGACGGAGACTGA
- a CDS encoding ABC transporter permease, whose amino-acid sequence MSVSLRPRSVGGHLVRWTVDTVGVLLALSAGTFALVLLARGDPAAVLAATRAGRPATPEQVEAVRSELGLNAPAPVRYVRWLADAATGDFGLSLRTNLPIGPEVADRLAVTAGLVAGSVVVAVVVGMTVGVAGAVAGRGPLRGVLRIGALLATSVPAFWLSYLLVLLLALRWQLVPTSGMAGPATWVMPMAVLGLPAAGVLSRVVAVTLREAIDRPYVLAALARGSGPMSIVLRDGLPNAAGPILSVTGVIIGGLLVGTVVVEQIFGWPGLGAYFVHAAAARDVPALQASALVLGGGFILANRLADVVQVLVDPRARSGIG is encoded by the coding sequence GTGAGCGTGTCCCTGCGGCCACGGTCCGTCGGCGGCCACCTCGTACGGTGGACCGTCGACACCGTCGGCGTGCTGCTCGCGCTGTCGGCCGGAACGTTCGCGCTGGTGCTGCTGGCCCGCGGCGATCCCGCCGCGGTGCTGGCGGCCACCCGGGCCGGCCGGCCGGCGACTCCGGAGCAGGTCGAGGCCGTCCGCTCCGAACTTGGGCTGAACGCTCCCGCCCCGGTGCGGTACGTGCGGTGGCTGGCCGACGCCGCCACCGGCGACTTCGGACTGTCACTGCGGACGAACCTGCCGATCGGCCCCGAGGTCGCCGACCGGCTGGCCGTGACGGCGGGGCTGGTGGCGGGATCGGTCGTGGTGGCCGTGGTGGTGGGGATGACCGTCGGCGTCGCCGGGGCGGTGGCCGGGCGGGGGCCGCTGCGTGGGGTACTGCGGATCGGGGCGCTGCTGGCGACGTCGGTGCCGGCGTTCTGGCTGAGCTACCTCCTGGTTCTGCTGCTGGCTCTACGGTGGCAACTGGTGCCGACGTCAGGCATGGCCGGTCCCGCCACCTGGGTGATGCCGATGGCGGTGCTCGGGCTGCCGGCGGCCGGAGTGCTCAGCCGGGTGGTGGCTGTCACGTTACGGGAAGCGATCGACCGGCCCTACGTCCTGGCGGCGCTGGCCCGGGGCAGCGGGCCGATGTCTATCGTGCTCCGGGACGGTCTGCCGAACGCGGCCGGGCCGATCCTGTCCGTAACCGGGGTGATCATCGGCGGTCTGCTGGTTGGCACGGTCGTGGTGGAACAAATCTTCGGCTGGCCCGGTCTCGGGGCGTACTTCGTCCACGCCGCCGCCGCCCGTGACGTGCCGGCCCTGCAGGCCAGCGCGCTCGTGCTCGGCGGAGGTTTCATCCTGGCCAATCGGCTCGCCGACGTCGTGCAGGTCCTCGTCGATCCCCGGGCCCGGTCGGGCATCGGATGA
- a CDS encoding ATP-grasp domain-containing protein, which translates to MTIVSLEALTFGLARLRDAAAESGHRLCLLTGDRSIYAYELDRLGPDDVTVIDVDTTDVAACAAVLDRLPDLAGLVNSTDTWMLPGATLAARYGLATLGPQVAHTLRDKAQVRTLLHRAGLSRADALRVEPTGEAVAGAVAAIGYPVIVKDSAGTSSRSVWLIRDDAERDRTAREVAEATLLGRHLVVEPYFPGPVYSAETVSWRGHTRLLGIAVHIHTPEPVRREEAVAFPVALPPAESERLATWIGEVLAAVGFTDGVAHTEFAHTPAGPEVVEINGRIAGAVIGEMMCRSLGVNVYAAVTDTALGRRPRLLDAPLSADRGYGMTFLHPPAAGRLAGWRGPERLPMFPGGPEFFPTAQPGDRIVHLADQRGCTALVMAEGPTAEIGLYHSLAAAGTVTHDMRPLH; encoded by the coding sequence GTGACCATCGTGTCGCTGGAGGCGTTGACGTTCGGCCTCGCCCGGCTGCGCGACGCCGCCGCCGAGTCCGGGCACCGGCTGTGCCTGCTCACCGGGGACCGGTCGATCTACGCGTACGAACTCGACCGGCTCGGACCCGACGACGTGACGGTGATCGACGTCGACACCACCGATGTGGCCGCCTGCGCCGCCGTGCTCGACCGGCTGCCCGACCTCGCCGGGCTGGTCAACTCCACCGACACGTGGATGCTGCCCGGTGCGACGCTGGCGGCCCGGTACGGCCTGGCCACGCTCGGCCCGCAGGTAGCCCACACTCTGCGGGACAAGGCACAGGTCCGTACCCTGCTGCACCGGGCCGGACTCAGCCGCGCCGACGCGCTCCGCGTGGAGCCCACCGGCGAGGCGGTCGCCGGGGCGGTCGCGGCGATCGGCTACCCGGTGATAGTGAAGGACTCGGCGGGCACATCGTCCCGGTCGGTGTGGCTGATCCGCGACGACGCCGAACGCGACCGGACCGCCCGCGAGGTCGCCGAAGCCACCCTGCTGGGTCGACACCTGGTGGTCGAACCGTACTTCCCGGGCCCGGTGTACAGCGCCGAGACCGTCAGCTGGCGTGGGCACACCAGACTGCTCGGGATCGCTGTGCACATTCACACCCCCGAGCCGGTCCGCCGGGAGGAGGCCGTCGCTTTTCCAGTCGCGCTCCCGCCAGCCGAGTCGGAGCGGCTGGCGACCTGGATCGGGGAGGTCCTCGCCGCCGTCGGGTTCACCGACGGCGTGGCACACACCGAGTTCGCCCACACCCCGGCCGGCCCCGAGGTCGTGGAGATCAACGGCCGGATCGCCGGGGCGGTCATCGGGGAGATGATGTGCCGGTCGCTCGGGGTGAACGTGTACGCGGCGGTGACCGACACCGCGCTCGGCCGACGGCCCCGGCTGCTCGACGCACCACTGAGTGCCGACCGTGGCTACGGCATGACGTTCCTGCATCCACCGGCGGCCGGCCGACTCGCCGGCTGGCGCGGACCCGAACGGCTACCGATGTTCCCCGGCGGCCCGGAGTTCTTCCCGACCGCCCAGCCCGGTGACCGGATCGTCCACCTCGCCGACCAACGCGGCTGCACCGCCCTGGTGATGGCCGAAGGGCCCACCGCCGAGATCGGGCTCTACCACTCGCTGGCCGCCGCCGGCACCGTCACCCACGACATGCGACCGCTGCACTGA